A genome region from Astyanax mexicanus isolate ESR-SI-001 chromosome 19, AstMex3_surface, whole genome shotgun sequence includes the following:
- the drc3 gene encoding dynein regulatory complex subunit 3 codes for MDKMSMWYDRMGHCVINEEMLRKAVEEQGPQGRAGRIAKEGGIQYDEVIQLRLEYKKILQIDHLWEFTSLTKLQLNNNSIEKIQGLEKLTNLLWLDLSFNKIKMIEGLEALVKLQTLSLSNNQIPAIEKMDTLEHLEILSLGENVISQIDNVIYLRRFKNLRSLNLARNPICQETNYKIFVVAYLPDLVYLDFRLVDEQTRERALTEINVMTDNELKEKRAMEAQKITEQELQLHKDAFVEYLNGPQLFDSMFADDAEESRLASLPGVPKLLETYQTELVALCMQIFETGLIQHAERKNEGDSFFTCCREAVSDNQQRAAQIVTDFEESRRQVMAEMQKITDPELLEAQRDNYSEKISQLSDTLMTLELQLVDQLEDVFKEFERNISDMVGAFIENVQGIFAQCRELEKHYHEKLQEIALATLEKMARNELEEDMPEDMHLLLVDKDTVVKAVSASHDTHQLKIDNREDELMTRINSWMSAMMKSVQDEEVTRNRKRISEIRNYLEYVRNQLDEIILPEQQ; via the exons ATGGACAAAATGAGCATGTGGTATGATAGAATGGGGCACTGCGTGATCAATGAGGAGATGCTGCGAAAAGCAGTTGAAGAACAGGGACCTCAAGGCCGTGCTGGACGAATAGCAAAGGAAGGGGGCATCCAGTATGATGAAGTGATTCAGCTGCGTCTGGAATACAAAA AAATCTTACAGATTGACCATTTATGGGAGTTCACATCTCTAACCAAGCTCCAACTTAATAATAACAGCATAGAGAAGATTCAGGGATTAGAGAAGCTCACAAACCTGTTGTGGCTTG ATTTGTCtttcaataaaattaaaatgatcgAGGGACTGGAGGCACTTGTGAAACTTCAGACGCTGAGTTTATCCAACAACCAAATTCCTGCCATAGAGAAGATGGACACACTGGAACATTTAGAAATCCTCTCTCTGGGAGAAAATGTGATCTCTCAGATTGATAAT GTAATATACCTAAGAAGATTTAAGAACTTGCGCTCTCTCAACCTGGCTAGAAATCCCATCTGCCAAGAGACAAACTACAAGATCTTTGTGGTTGCGTACCTCCCAGACTTGGTGTACCTGGACTTCAGGCTTGTGGATGAGCAAACT CGAGAGAGAGCTTTAACAGAAATTAATGTGATGACAGACAATGAATTAAAGGAGAAGAGAGCAATGGAGGCTCAGAAAATCACTGAGCAGGAGCTTCAGCTTCATAAG GATGCATTTGTGGAGTATCTCAATGGGCCACAACTGTTTGACAGTATGTTTGCGGATGATGCTGAGGAATCTAGACTGGCCAGCCTTCCTGGAGTGCCCAAACTACTGGAGAC ATATCAGACCGAGTTGGTAGCATTATGCATGCAGATCTTTGAGACAGGTTTAATCCAGCATGCTGAGAGGAAGAATGAGGGGGACTCTTTCTTTACCTGCTGCAGAGAGGCAGTGTCTGATAAtcagcagagagcagctcagaTAGTCACGGACTTCGAGGAGTCCAGGAGGCAG GTGATGGCAGAGATGCAGAAGATAACTGACCCAGAGCTGTTGGAGGCCCAAAGAGATAACTATAGTGAGAAGATTTCCCAACTGTCTGACACTCTCATGACCCTGGAGCTACAGCTGGTGGACCAACTAGAG GATGTCTTCAAAGAATTTGAGAGGAACATCTCAGACATGGTTGGAGCCTTTATTGAAAATGTGCAAGGGATAT TTGCACAATGCAGAGAACTGGAGAAGCACTATCATGAGAAACTACAGGAGATTGCTTTGGCCACGCTAGAGAAAATGGCAAGGAATGAACTGGAGGAGGATATGCCTGAAGACATGCACTTG CTTTTAGTAGATAAGGACACTGTGGTCAAAGCTGTCAGTGCCTCTCATGACACACACCAGCTGAAGATAGATAACAGGGAGGATGAGCTTATGACACGGATCAATAGCTGGATGAGTGCAATGATGAAGTCG GTACAGGATGAGGAGGTGACACGGAATCGCAAGCGTATCTCGGAGATCCGTAACTATCTTGAGTATGTGAGGAACCAGCTGGATGAAATCATTTTGCCTGAGCAACAATGA